One segment of Triticum aestivum cultivar Chinese Spring chromosome 2A, IWGSC CS RefSeq v2.1, whole genome shotgun sequence DNA contains the following:
- the LOC123188388 gene encoding cysteine-rich receptor-like protein kinase 6 isoform X1 — MASHHRGRIPSYLATAAALLLAFLLPPLAASQWPNCGNKGNFTTNSPYQANIRALSTTLPKNASSSRTLFAADSVGTVPDIVYALALCRGDANASACGNCVSNGFNDAQKLCPYGKDAAVYYDLCYVGFSNQNILSATGGGNSVLILMSDNNVTAPVEAFDAAVGVLMNATADYAAANNSRRFGTGVGGFETVDKRNPKIYGVAQCRPDMAPGDCRSCLGSIIAMRSQYLIGRQGGRILGLRCNYRYEQYSFFTGPSMLQLPAPTVGVAPAPAPASVGPPPVGGGSAGNKTARILAITLPIVAAILAAVVICLYLWRRKSKPARKTSLSYPTNPEDIQSIDSLILDLSTLRAATDNFDERNKLGEGGFGVVYKGILPDNEEIAVKRLSHSSRQGIEELKNELVLVAKLQHKNLVRLLGVCLEEQEKLLAYEYMPNKSLDTILFDPDRSSQLGWGTRFRIVNGIARGLQYLHEDSQLKIIHRDLKASNVLLDSEFNPKISDFGLARLFGSDQSHDVTNRVVGTYGYMAPEYAMRGNYSIKSDVFSFGVLILEIVTGKRNSVAYDSEQAVDLLSLVWEHWTMGTIVEIMDSSMTSHSPGDQMLKCMHIGLLCVQEDPADRPMMSVVTVMLSSSTVSLQAPSRPAFCIQKSGMNYSGMHTDPYPGVSHSTSRSPMSPNEVSITELEPR, encoded by the exons ATGGCCTCGCACCACCGCGGCCGCATCCCCTCCTACCTCGCCACCGCCGCTGCCCTCCTCCTtgccttcctcctcccgccgctgGCCGCTTCCCAGTGGCCGAACTGCGGCAATAAGGGCAACTTCACCACGAACAGCCCCTACCAAGCAAACATCCGGGCCCTCTCCACCACCCTTCCCAAGAACGCCTCCTCCTCGCGGACGCTCTTCGCGGCCGACAGCGTCGGCACCGTTCCGGACATCGTCTACGCGCTCGCGCTCTGCCGCGGCGACGCCAACGCCTCCGCCTGCGGCAACTGCGTGTCCAACGGCTTCAACGACGCGCAGAAGCTCTGCCCCTACGGTAAGGACGCCGCCGTCTACTACGACCTCTGCTACGTCGGCTTCTCCAACCAGAACATCCTCTCCGCCACCGGCGGCGGCAACAGCGTCCTCATACTGATGAGCGACAATAACGTGACCGCGCCAGTGGAGGCGTTCGACGCCGCCGTGGGCGTCCTCATGAACGCCACCGCCGATTACGCGGCCGCGAACAACTCCAGGCGGTTCGGGACCGGGGTGGGGGGTTTCGAGACGGTCGACAAGCGGAACCCCAAGATTTACGGTGTGGCGCAGTGCAGGCCGGACATGGCACCGGGCGATTGCCGGAGCTGCCTCGGAAGTATCATCGCGATGAGGTCCCAGTACTTAATCGGGAGGCAGGGTGGTAGGATTCTTGGATTGCGGTGCAACTACAGGTATGAGCAGTATTCCTTCTTCACCGGGCCTTCTATGCTGCAGCTCCCGGCGCCAACCGTGGGGGTAGCTCCAGCTCCGGCGCCGGCGAGCGTGGGGCCACCACCAGTCGGAGGAG GAAGCGCAGGGAACAAAACAGCTAGAATTTTAGCTATTACACTGCCGATAGTTGCTGCAATACTGGCTGCTGTTGTAATTTGTCTTTATCTATGGAGGAGGAAGAGCAAACCGGCGCGGAAGACATCACTATCAT ATCCAACTAATCCAGAGGACATACAGAGTATCGATTCACTCATTCTCGATCTATCAACTCTACGAGCCGCAACAGATAACTTTGATGAAAGGAATAAACTTGGTGAAGGAGGGTTTGGTGTGGTTTATAAG GGAATCCTTCCTGACAATGAAGAAATAGCAGTTAAAAGGCTCTCACACAGCTCTCGCCAAGGGATAGAGGAGCTCAAAAATGAGCTTGTTTTGGTTGCTAAGCTTCAACACAAGAATTTAGTGAGACTTCTTGGTGTTTGCTTGGAGGAACAAGAAAAGTTACTTGCGTATGAATACATGCCCAACAAAAGCCTTGACACCATTCTTTTTG ATCCTGATAGGAGCAGTCAGCTTGGTTGGGGGACGAGATTTAGGATAGTCAATGGGATTGCTCGAGGCTTACAATACCTTCATGAAGATTCTCAGCTGAAGATAATTCACCGGGACCTCAAAGCGAGCAATGTTCTTTTAGACTCTGAATTTAATCCTAAAATTTCAGATTTTGGCTTAGCAAGGCTATTTGGCAGTGACCAATCCCATGATGTCACCAACCGTGTCGTCGGAACCTA CGGATACATGGCCCCTGAGTATGCTATGCGTGGGAATTACTCTATCAAGTCAGACGTGTTCAGCTTCGGCGTCTTGATTTTAGAAATCGTCACTGGAAAAAGAAACAGTGTCGCATATGACTCCGAGCAAGCTGTAGATCTCTTAAGTTTG GTGTGGGAGCACTGGACGATGGGAACAATTGTAGAGATCATGGATTCGTCTATGACTAGCCATTCTCCAGGAGACCAGATGCTCAAGTGCATGCACATCGGACTTCTGTGTGTTCAAGAAGACCCCGCTGATAGACCGATGATGTCGGTTGTGACTGTCATGCTAAGCAGCAGCACTGTGTCTCTCCAAGCTCCATCAAGGCCAGCATTTTGCATCCAAAAGAGTGGCATGAACTACTCAGGCATGCACACAGATCCATATCCAGGAGTTTCACATTCTACCAGTAGATCACCTATGTCACCCAACGAAGTTTCGATTACTGAACTTGAGCCGAGATAA